In one Rhea pennata isolate bPtePen1 chromosome 15, bPtePen1.pri, whole genome shotgun sequence genomic region, the following are encoded:
- the SOX8 gene encoding transcription factor SOX-8, with translation MLNMTEEHDKALEPPCSPAGTTSSMSHVDSDSDSPLSPAGSEGLGCAPAAPSQRPPGAAALGAKVDAAEVDERFPACIRDAVSQVLKGYDWSLVPMPVRGNGSLKAKPHVKRPMNAFMVWAQAARRKLADQYPHLHNAELSKTLGKLWRLLSENEKRPFVEEAERLRVQHKKDHPDYKYQPRRRKSVKAGQSDSDSGAELSHHAGTQIYKADSGLGGMADSHHHGDHAGQTHGPPTPPTTPKTDLHHGGKQELKHEGRRLVESGRQNIDFSNVDISELSSEVINNMETFDVHEFDQYLPLNGHAAMPAEHGAAAGAAGGSYGASYSHSAPGSGAAAQVWTHKSSASASPSAADSGQQRPHIKTEQLSPSHYSDQSHGSPAHSDYGSYSAQACATTASTATAAASFSSSQCDYTDLQSSNYYNPYPGYASSIYQYPYFHSSRRPYATPILNGLSIPPAHSPTANWDQPVYTTLTRP, from the exons ATGCTCAACATGACCGAGGAGCACGACAAAGCGCTGGAGCCCCCGTGCAGCCCCGCGGGCACCACCAGCTCCATGTCGCACGTGGACTCGGACTCGGACTCGCCGCTGTCCCCCGCCGGCTCCGAGGGCCTgggctgcgcgcccgcggcgccctcgcagcgcccgcccggcgccgccgcgctgggcgCCAAGGTGGACGCGGCCGAGGTGGACGAGCGCTTCCCCGCCTGCATCCGCGACGCCGTCTCGCAGGTGCTCAAGGGCTACGACTGGAGCCTGGTGCCCATGCCCGTGCGGGGCAACGGATCGCTCAAGGCCAAGCCCCACGTCAAGAGGCCCATGAACGCCTTCATGGTGTGGGCGCAGGCCGCCCGCAGGAAACTGGCCGACCAGTACCCGCATCTGCACAACGCCGAGCTCAGCAAGACGCTGGGCAAGCTGTGGCG TTTGTTAAGCGAAAATGAGAAACGTCCCTTTGTGGAAGAAGCTGAGCGGCTCAGGGTCCAGCACAAAAAGGATCACCCGGATTATAAATACCAGCCACGGAGGAGGAAAAGCGTAAAAGCTGGGCAGAGCGATTCCGACTcgggagctgagctgagccaCCACGCGGGCACCCAGATCTACAAGGCAGACAGCGGCCTGGGAGGCATGGCAGATTCCCACCACCACGGCGACCACGCAG GCCAGACCCACGGGCCGCCCACGCCGCCCACCACCCCCAAGACCGACTTGCACCACGGCGGCAAGCAGGAGCTGAAGCACGAGGGCCGCCGCCTCGTGGAGAGCGGCCGCCAGAACATCGACTTCAGCAACGTGGACATCTCGGAGCTGAGCAGCGAGGTCATCAACAACATGGAGACCTTCGACGTGCACGAGTTCGACCAGTACCTGCCGCTCAACGGCCACGCCGCCATGCCGGCCGAGcacggggccgcggccggcgccgccggcggctcctACGGCGCCTCCTACTCGCACtcggcgccgggcagcggcgcggccgcccaGGTGTGGACTCACAAGAGCTCGGCCTCGGCCTCGCCGTCGGCGGCCGACTCGGGCCAGCAGCGGCCGCACATCAAGACGGAGCAGCTCAGCCCCAGCCACTACAGCGACCAGTCCCACGGCTCCCCCGCGCACTCCGACTACGGCTCCTACAGCGCCCAAGCCTGCGCCACCACCGCCAGCACCGCCACGGCCGCCgcctccttctccagctcccaGTGCGACTACACGGACCTCCAGAGCTCCAACTACTACAACCCCTACCCCGGCTACGCCTCCAGCATCTACCAGTATCCGTATTTCCACTCGTCGCGGCGCCCCTACGCGACGCCCATCCTGAACGGCTTGTCCATCCCGCCGGCCCACAGCCCCACCGCTAACTGGGACCAGCCGGTCTACACCACCCTGACGAGGCCCTAA